In a single window of the Pseudomonas sp. B21-015 genome:
- a CDS encoding DUF6603 domain-containing protein, which translates to MATPTKLTTADQTTIASVEVSPVILPGTLFFGLYDDQGLKVKGGFKVEDLVLSRHLPLVNQDFADTAVVLKDFQLAFEHSIGGADQTDNDQFVLELTLVLGGNTISHLKLPLSGSANPPVSEALVAAPDSGATPQNVPPGSIFWINIQKSIGPIHIGRIGFNCIGDEIQVLLDAGLATSAFSVELSGLSATVPIFGLNSFDDIKMGLKGLDVAFSTAALTIEGGLLISEQNGRPEYDGALQIRTADLALMALGSFTSIASNGHTDNSLFGFAFLDHALGGPPAFFVTGLSAGFGYNRSVKAPAVSEVGTFPLLAGLNDPSQLGLPGGGLPAASQLQNVLAKVNKYIQPDLGEYWFAAGIQFTSFELIHSNVVAVLEVGKEFEILVLGKSYGSFPPTGVTYGYVELDLEVVFQPDAGLFKAEAVLSPNSYVLDQNCHLTGGFAFYSWFGNNDHAGDFVFAVGGYHPAFKQPDYYPVVSRLGFNWPVSSEVLIKGGAYFALTPSCIMAGGGLEAVYQSGNLRAWFTAYADFLIYWKPFYFTAGIGVDVGVSYHVHFLFVSTTLHFELGATVALHGPPTGGIVHIHLWIISFSVPFGASDSAGDKQLGWSDFKAMLAQPRQSAALSAKDQARNTEMQAELCHLTVSNGLLNQVQDSDGSIRWLVRADEFVFDATSAVPMTQLSMADNTLQSQAGPLAIRPMRVGSINSSVASLIVTSEDGNPITWKAPRPFNRALPQALWGAPVDQPSNVDPNAKLIDGCLVGVQGLSALSTYQPAHTGLIDIVQAFTYFTLYPAGSSTLPWLPISASAAPVPNSAVVTRDARSAVINPAIAKTTAARTQIVAALNGLCGFAVLDEALSGFDAQSNFATDPLIGPLALAQVE; encoded by the coding sequence ATGGCAACCCCCACCAAGCTGACAACGGCGGACCAGACGACCATTGCCTCGGTCGAGGTATCACCGGTCATTCTGCCGGGCACATTGTTCTTCGGGCTATACGACGATCAGGGATTGAAGGTCAAGGGTGGCTTCAAGGTCGAAGACCTGGTGCTCTCCCGGCACTTGCCGCTGGTGAATCAGGACTTCGCCGACACCGCTGTGGTGCTTAAGGACTTCCAACTGGCCTTCGAGCACTCGATCGGCGGTGCCGACCAGACCGACAATGATCAGTTCGTACTGGAGCTGACGCTGGTGCTGGGTGGCAATACCATCAGCCATCTGAAGCTGCCGTTGTCCGGCTCGGCCAATCCCCCGGTTTCTGAAGCTCTGGTGGCCGCCCCGGACAGTGGCGCCACCCCGCAAAACGTGCCGCCGGGGTCGATCTTCTGGATCAACATCCAGAAATCCATAGGGCCCATCCATATCGGCCGTATCGGTTTCAATTGCATCGGCGACGAGATTCAGGTGCTGCTCGACGCGGGCCTCGCCACCTCGGCCTTCAGCGTCGAACTCAGCGGACTGTCGGCGACGGTGCCGATCTTCGGCTTGAATAGCTTCGACGACATCAAGATGGGGCTCAAGGGGCTGGACGTGGCCTTTTCCACGGCGGCACTGACTATCGAAGGCGGCCTGTTGATCAGTGAGCAGAACGGCCGCCCGGAATACGACGGCGCGTTGCAGATCCGCACTGCGGATCTGGCGCTGATGGCGCTGGGCTCATTCACCTCGATCGCCAGCAATGGCCATACCGACAACTCACTGTTCGGCTTCGCCTTCCTCGACCATGCGCTAGGCGGGCCACCCGCGTTCTTCGTCACTGGGCTGTCGGCGGGCTTTGGCTACAACCGCTCGGTCAAGGCACCGGCGGTGTCGGAAGTCGGTACCTTCCCCTTGCTGGCGGGGCTCAACGATCCGTCCCAACTGGGCCTGCCGGGCGGTGGCCTGCCTGCAGCGTCGCAGCTGCAGAACGTGCTGGCCAAGGTCAACAAATACATCCAGCCCGACCTGGGGGAGTACTGGTTTGCTGCCGGTATCCAGTTCACCTCCTTCGAACTGATCCATTCCAATGTGGTGGCGGTGCTGGAGGTCGGCAAGGAGTTCGAGATCCTGGTCCTGGGCAAATCCTACGGCTCCTTCCCGCCCACGGGGGTGACCTATGGCTATGTCGAGCTGGATCTTGAAGTGGTGTTCCAGCCCGATGCCGGTTTGTTCAAGGCCGAAGCGGTGCTGTCGCCCAACTCCTATGTGCTGGATCAGAACTGCCATCTGACCGGCGGCTTCGCCTTCTATAGCTGGTTCGGCAACAACGACCATGCCGGTGACTTCGTCTTCGCCGTCGGCGGCTATCACCCGGCCTTCAAGCAGCCCGACTACTACCCTGTGGTTTCCCGGTTGGGCTTCAACTGGCCGGTATCCAGCGAGGTACTGATCAAGGGCGGCGCCTATTTTGCCCTGACACCCTCATGCATCATGGCCGGCGGCGGGCTTGAGGCGGTCTATCAGTCGGGCAACCTGCGAGCCTGGTTCACCGCCTACGCGGACTTCCTGATCTACTGGAAACCCTTCTATTTCACCGCGGGCATCGGCGTCGACGTGGGCGTCTCCTACCACGTGCACTTCCTGTTCGTCAGCACCACCCTGCACTTCGAGCTGGGCGCCACCGTGGCCCTGCATGGTCCGCCCACGGGCGGTATCGTGCATATCCACCTGTGGATCATCTCCTTCAGCGTGCCCTTTGGCGCCAGCGACAGCGCGGGGGATAAGCAACTGGGCTGGAGCGACTTCAAGGCGATGCTAGCCCAGCCCAGGCAAAGCGCAGCGCTCTCGGCCAAGGACCAAGCCCGCAACACCGAGATGCAGGCCGAACTGTGCCACCTGACGGTGAGCAATGGCCTGTTAAACCAGGTGCAGGACAGCGATGGCAGCATTCGCTGGCTGGTGCGCGCCGACGAGTTCGTGTTCGATGCCACCTCGGCCGTGCCCATGACTCAGCTCAGCATGGCCGACAACACCCTGCAGTCCCAGGCGGGACCTCTGGCGATTCGACCGATGCGGGTTGGCAGTATTAATTCTTCGGTGGCCAGCCTGATCGTCACCTCGGAAGACGGCAACCCCATCACTTGGAAGGCGCCGCGCCCCTTTAACCGGGCCCTGCCGCAAGCCCTGTGGGGCGCTCCAGTGGACCAGCCGTCGAACGTCGACCCCAACGCCAAGCTGATCGACGGCTGCCTGGTAGGGGTCCAGGGACTGTCCGCACTGTCCACCTACCAGCCGGCGCATACCGGGCTGATCGACATTGTCCAGGCGTTCACCTACTTCACCCTCTACCCCGCAGGCAGCTCGACCCTGCCCTGGCTGCCGATCTCGGCCAGCGCGGCGCCAGTGCCCAATAGCGCCGTAGTGACCCGGGATGCGCGCAGCGCGGTGATCAACCCGGCCATCGCCAAGACCACGGCCGCACGCACCCAGATAGTCGCGGCGCTGAACGGCCTCTGCGGCTTTGCCGTGCTGGACGAGGCCCTGAGCGGCTTTGATGCGCAGTCGAATTTCGCCACCGATCCGCTGATCGGCCCACTGGCCCTTGCACAAGTGGAATGA
- a CDS encoding TraR/DksA family transcriptional regulator encodes MADIADFANDLVQERIDQAMAARSAAKAENAAHSLLFCEACDDPIPEARRLAQPGCSQCISCQSLSERGIQHAR; translated from the coding sequence GTGGCTGACATCGCCGATTTCGCCAACGATCTGGTGCAGGAACGCATCGATCAGGCCATGGCCGCGCGCAGCGCTGCCAAGGCAGAAAACGCTGCTCACTCCTTGCTGTTCTGTGAAGCCTGTGACGATCCGATTCCGGAAGCTCGTCGCTTGGCCCAACCGGGTTGCTCGCAGTGCATCAGCTGTCAGTCTCTCTCCGAACGAGGGATTCAGCATGCTCGATGA
- a CDS encoding phage regulatory CII family protein gives MSRIALSSLERAQREILPLDLALYHAARDYPGGAAAIAATTGRNPTTLQHKLSPTHPSHAVNIQEFGEILELTKDRRILDAVHALVGDTIWQELADTYTNDMPETLTTGIAEYFRQVADLAETWAKSIGDGVVTDQELAAIRLQVFRGIQGLLGLFNRATYVNQTTRGADCG, from the coding sequence ATGAGCCGAATTGCTCTCAGTTCTCTGGAACGGGCGCAGCGGGAAATCCTGCCGCTCGATTTAGCGCTTTACCATGCTGCTCGGGATTACCCGGGCGGTGCCGCCGCCATCGCGGCTACCACCGGCCGCAACCCGACCACGCTGCAGCACAAGCTGTCGCCGACCCATCCAAGTCACGCGGTCAACATTCAGGAGTTCGGCGAGATCCTCGAACTGACCAAGGATCGCCGCATTCTCGATGCGGTGCATGCGCTGGTCGGCGACACGATCTGGCAGGAGCTGGCCGACACCTACACCAATGACATGCCCGAAACCCTCACCACGGGTATCGCCGAATACTTCCGGCAGGTTGCGGATCTGGCCGAGACCTGGGCTAAGAGCATCGGCGACGGCGTCGTCACCGATCAGGAACTGGCAGCGATTCGTCTGCAGGTGTTCCGTGGCATTCAAGGGCTGCTGGGTTTGTTCAACCGCGCCACCTACGTCAACCAGACGACGCGAGGTGCTGACTGTGGCTGA
- a CDS encoding phage holin family protein has protein sequence MTNEQQALAETPIWLVIALSLVGGVSGEMWRADKDGARGWALLRRLALRSGACIVCGVSAMMLLFGAGLSIWTAGALGCLTAMAGADVAIGLYERWVAKRLDLSEAEPKA, from the coding sequence ATGACGAACGAGCAACAGGCACTCGCAGAGACGCCGATCTGGTTGGTGATTGCCCTGTCATTGGTTGGCGGCGTGTCCGGCGAGATGTGGCGCGCCGACAAGGATGGAGCGCGAGGCTGGGCGTTATTGCGCCGCCTCGCACTTCGCTCCGGTGCCTGCATCGTCTGCGGCGTGTCAGCGATGATGTTGCTGTTCGGCGCGGGCCTGTCGATCTGGACGGCGGGTGCCCTGGGTTGCCTGACCGCGATGGCCGGCGCGGATGTCGCCATCGGCCTGTACGAGCGCTGGGTGGCTAAGCGGCTGGACCTGAGCGAGGCCGAGCCGAAGGCATGA
- a CDS encoding VapE domain-containing protein produces the protein MLDEVFGQFADYGLEPAQPLVFGKLTRCKTSQDKGKEKNGWYVVHEQRTEKGDTLIFGAFGDWRSGETQKIKVKAGRMSPEEREVMRARQEEAKRRAAEIANNAARRAAKRAQGLFERMPTTGRSDYLDRKQIVGIKVRYAPRTGAVLVPMKNARDQIMGLQVIFPSKQEDTGRDKSYWPYGMAKEGTFHLLGPHPEPGEPVLVCEGYATGASLHMATSLAVAVAFDAGNLLAVCKAMRERFAGCPLIICRDDDWKTTKPNGDAWNPGEEKASNAALIVGAQVVAPIFSIERHDKWTDFNDLHVAEGLETVRRQVLAVVRPPAAGGWKDQLARSESGALIAHMQNVELILAHDERWAGVISYSAFSSKIVKLRAAPYGGGTGEWADIDDVRVMKWLAQQYNLRVKSSHVIEAVSVVAHDHAFHPVREYLKKLEWDRVPRLEAWLTDVMGVPACDYTAKVGKRWMISAVARVMKPGCKADSVMILEGAQGAGKSTAMSVLGGEWFMDTPFALGDKDGFQAIRGKWIVELGELDSFNKAESTKAKQFFSASTDTYRESYGRRTMDVPRQCVFVGTTNQDEYLKDATGNRRYWPVACTKVDVALLREIRDQLWAEAVFCYEAGDLWWVTPDEAPMFAEAQDQRFVVDEWEGPILTWLEESQIGETATGSEVMSQALKLDPGHWGKPEQMRVGAIMHRLGWRRFRLGALSKSGQRPWAYKKPEHWGRAPALQRDEFEEPCFDD, from the coding sequence ATGCTCGATGAGGTATTTGGGCAATTCGCCGATTACGGTCTGGAGCCGGCGCAGCCGCTGGTGTTCGGCAAGCTGACCCGCTGCAAGACATCGCAGGACAAGGGCAAGGAAAAGAACGGCTGGTACGTGGTCCACGAGCAGCGCACGGAGAAGGGCGACACGCTGATCTTCGGCGCCTTCGGTGACTGGCGTTCGGGTGAGACGCAGAAGATCAAGGTCAAGGCCGGGCGGATGTCGCCGGAAGAGCGTGAAGTGATGCGCGCTCGCCAGGAAGAAGCCAAGCGCCGCGCCGCGGAAATAGCGAATAACGCTGCGCGGCGGGCCGCGAAAAGGGCGCAGGGTTTGTTCGAGCGCATGCCGACTACCGGGCGCAGCGACTACCTGGACCGCAAACAGATTGTCGGTATCAAGGTGCGTTATGCGCCGCGCACCGGTGCGGTGCTGGTGCCGATGAAGAACGCTCGCGACCAGATCATGGGTCTGCAGGTGATCTTCCCGAGCAAGCAGGAAGACACCGGCCGCGACAAATCCTACTGGCCATACGGGATGGCGAAGGAGGGCACGTTCCACCTGCTCGGTCCGCACCCGGAGCCGGGCGAGCCGGTGCTGGTTTGTGAGGGCTACGCCACCGGCGCCAGCCTGCACATGGCGACGTCGCTTGCCGTGGCCGTGGCCTTCGATGCGGGCAATCTGTTGGCCGTGTGCAAGGCCATGCGCGAACGCTTTGCAGGCTGCCCGCTGATCATCTGCCGCGATGATGACTGGAAGACCACCAAGCCCAACGGCGATGCGTGGAACCCGGGCGAGGAGAAGGCCAGCAATGCTGCCCTGATCGTCGGTGCTCAAGTCGTTGCGCCGATCTTCTCGATCGAGCGCCATGATAAGTGGACCGACTTCAACGACCTGCACGTCGCCGAAGGTCTTGAAACTGTTCGCCGACAGGTGCTGGCCGTGGTCCGTCCCCCGGCGGCCGGTGGCTGGAAAGATCAGCTCGCTCGCAGTGAAAGCGGCGCCCTCATCGCGCACATGCAGAACGTCGAACTGATCCTGGCTCACGATGAGCGCTGGGCCGGGGTGATCAGCTACAGCGCGTTCAGCTCGAAGATCGTCAAGCTGCGTGCCGCGCCGTATGGCGGTGGTACCGGCGAGTGGGCCGACATCGATGACGTGCGCGTGATGAAGTGGCTCGCGCAGCAGTACAACCTGCGTGTGAAGTCCTCGCATGTGATCGAGGCCGTCAGTGTCGTGGCACACGACCACGCGTTTCACCCGGTGCGCGAGTACCTGAAAAAGCTGGAATGGGATCGCGTGCCGCGTCTCGAAGCCTGGCTCACCGACGTAATGGGTGTACCGGCCTGTGACTACACCGCCAAGGTCGGCAAGCGCTGGATGATCTCCGCCGTGGCGCGGGTGATGAAACCCGGCTGCAAGGCCGACTCGGTGATGATCCTCGAAGGTGCGCAGGGCGCCGGTAAGTCGACCGCCATGAGCGTACTCGGCGGTGAGTGGTTCATGGACACGCCGTTTGCCCTCGGCGACAAGGACGGCTTTCAGGCGATCCGTGGCAAGTGGATCGTCGAGCTCGGCGAGCTGGACAGCTTCAACAAGGCCGAAAGCACCAAGGCCAAGCAGTTCTTCTCCGCGTCCACCGACACCTACCGCGAGAGCTATGGCCGCAGAACCATGGACGTGCCACGCCAGTGTGTGTTCGTCGGCACCACCAACCAGGACGAATACCTCAAGGACGCCACCGGCAACCGCCGGTATTGGCCGGTTGCCTGTACCAAGGTCGACGTGGCGTTGCTACGCGAGATCCGCGACCAGCTCTGGGCCGAAGCGGTGTTCTGTTACGAGGCCGGTGATCTCTGGTGGGTGACGCCGGACGAAGCGCCGATGTTCGCCGAAGCCCAGGATCAGCGTTTTGTCGTGGATGAATGGGAAGGTCCAATCCTGACCTGGCTGGAGGAATCGCAGATCGGCGAGACCGCCACCGGCAGTGAAGTGATGAGCCAGGCACTCAAGCTCGATCCCGGGCATTGGGGCAAACCGGAGCAGATGCGTGTCGGCGCGATCATGCACCGGCTGGGCTGGCGACGGTTCCGGTTGGGCGCCTTGAGCAAGAGCGGCCAGCGGCCTTGGGCGTACAAGAAACCGGAGCATTGGGGCAGGGCGCCTGCGTTGCAACGGGACGAGTTCGAGGAGCCGTGCTTCGATGATTAA
- a CDS encoding KTSC domain-containing protein, giving the protein MTICQRGRDVMEMIAVRSSAMAAVGYDPATRRMRIRFEQGHSYDFCNVPVAIHNGLIAAVSKGSYYNQHIRDRYQC; this is encoded by the coding sequence ATGACGATCTGTCAAAGGGGGAGAGATGTTATGGAAATGATTGCCGTGCGTTCCAGTGCGATGGCCGCCGTTGGCTACGATCCAGCAACGAGACGAATGAGGATCCGCTTTGAACAAGGTCACTCTTACGATTTCTGCAATGTCCCAGTGGCCATACACAATGGGTTGATAGCCGCTGTGTCGAAAGGCTCCTACTACAACCAACACATACGTGATCGCTATCAGTGCTGA